Proteins encoded in a region of the Cyclopterus lumpus isolate fCycLum1 chromosome 23, fCycLum1.pri, whole genome shotgun sequence genome:
- the spi2 gene encoding transcription factor Spi-B: MVVIVPVSLWVENVCCNSRSPRPVEAIKLVRALERLKLTFVKFSQTARTVHPHHTRASSVMNSFQETQSDLEVILEFLEEYYRQHTGGNVDKMYWTAVEPGDDGSAPVDEGWCEQRWTGSEPATSKPELEPLLAHDAPPALCQKTTTTTTTPLCERGSLTNFVSTRQPTKHRAGSGGKVRLFHFLFEVLEDANMAHCVSWVPEAAAGVFRFSSTNKDQVAVLWGQRKGNKRPMTYQKMSRALRNYGRSGEIFKVKKKLTYQFSRETLTRLRKCERGDL; the protein is encoded by the exons ATGGTGGTCATTGTTCCTGTGAGCCTTTGGGTAGAAAACGTCTGCTGTAATTCACGAAGCCCCCGTCCTGTAGAGGCTATAAAACTAGTCCGGGCACTTGAGCGTCTCAAACTCACTTTTGTGAAATTCTCCCAAACTGCGAGGACCGTACACCCGCATCACACCCGAGCCTCGTCGGTCATG AATTCTTTCCAGGAGACTCAATCTGATTTGGAGGTGATCTTAGAGTTCCTAGAGGAGTACTACAGACAGCACACCGGAGGAAATG TGGACAAGATGTACTGGACTGCAGTCGAGCCCGGAGATGACGGGAGTGCACCTGTGGACGAAGGATGGTGCGAGCAGCGCTGGACGGGCAGTGAGCCGGCT ACCAGCAAACCTGAGCTTGAGCCTTTGCTGGCACACGACGCCCCCCCAGCCCTCTgccagaaaacaacaacaacgacaacaacaccATTGTGTGAGCGTGGGTCACTGACAAACTTTGTATCCACAAGACAACCAACAAAACACAGAGCGGGGAGTG GTGGCAAGGTGCGCCTCTTTCACTTTCTGTTTGAGGTGTTGGAGGATGCCAACATGGCCCACTGCGTGTCCTGGGTGCCGGAGGCGGCCGCCGGCGTCTTCCGCTTCTCCTCCACGAACAAGGACCAGGTGGCGGTGCTGTGGGGTCAGAGAAAGGGCAACAAGAGGCCCATGACTTACCAGAAGATGTCGCGCGCCCTCAGGAACTATGGCCGGTCCGGAGAGATCTTCAAGGTGAAGAAGAAGCTCACCTACCAGTTCAGCCGAGAGACACTGACGCGACTGCGGAAGTGTGAACGGGGAGATTTGTGA
- the spic gene encoding transcription factor Spi-C isoform X1, with protein MASTEGNSQTFKMMSLDNDINQHFQDAIDVIQQHSSNSYYDSEYTYYETLGTQQPSSLHCQISCCLVTHPSDVPAPACNWNDMSQQSWPQVIPDVSSGHSVQNESPHFYSVLPPPRNSKGRKKLRLYEYLHEALNNPNMGDSIQWTDNGSGTFHFISKNKEKLAECWGQRKGNRKTMTYQKMARALRNYSRTGEIIKVRRKLTYQFNPEILHRLGSAQVSVAPHCRPAQEEGHARQQSPAEQSSCGSADWRSWYGHYQLQEDYDLASSFTQHSAAKL; from the exons ATGGCATCAACTGAGGGAAACTCTCAGACGTTCAAGATG ATGTCTTTGGACAACGACATCAACCAACACTTCCAGGATGCAATTGATGTGATTCAACAGCATTCAAGTAATTCATACTACGATTCAG AGTACACCTATTATGAGACTCTGGGTACCCAGCAGCCGTCGTCATTGCATTGTCAGATCTCCTGCTGCCTCGTCACACACCCGTCTGATGTTCCAGCTCCAGCATGTAACTGGAACGACATGTCT cagCAGTCTTGGCCTCAGGTCATCCCCGATGTCTCGTCGGGTCACTCTGTGCAAAATGAATCGCCCCATTTCTACTCGGTCTTACCGCCACCGAGGAACAGCAAAG GTCGCAAGAAGCTCCGACTTTATGAGTACCTCCACGAGGCCCTGAACAACCCCAACATGGGCGACTCAATCCAGTGGACAGACAACGGCAGCGGCACCTTCCACTTCATCTCCAAGAACAAGGAGAAGCTGGCCGAGTGCTGGGGCCAACGCAAGGGCAACCGCAAGACCATGACCTATCAGAAGATGGCGAGGGCCCTGAGGAACTACAGCCGCACCGGTGAGATCATCAAGGTGCGCCGTAAACTCACTTACCAGTTCAACCCAGAGATCCTGCACAGGCTGGGCTCCGCGCAGGTGTCCGTGGCGCCGCACTGCCGGCCGGCACAGGAGGAGGGCCACGCCCGGCAGCAGAGCCCGGCCGAGCAGAGCTCCTGCGGCTCGGCGGACTGGCGCAGCTGGTACGGAcactaccagctgcaggaagaCTACGACCTGGCCTCCAGCTTCACGCAGCACAGCGCAGCCAAGCTCTGA
- the si:ch211-214j24.14 gene encoding MICAL-like protein 1: MGDVDPEDTNSLDSNDEVVLVHLEREEAEMLEEARRTEEEEEDDDELQTSALSILGGERELAELSEEEQDLHAPETGALLVSAEEPRVQKRPAEFRHVVPPMALPLLPVVKLDPPSTTSTPVPSTITSEAEELYSTQGLQPPSILDQVAAEPPTSERRLEFSQVALSDVEEHSVQSSEAAAPQPTAPKTPKTPEPLSSTGLLCGGAALVAVLGVVAYGAVAYCRK; encoded by the coding sequence ATGGGCGACGTGGACCCAGAGGACACCAATAGCCTGGACAGCAACGACGAGGTGGTTCTGGTCCACCTGGAGCGAGAGGAGGCCGAGATGctcgaggaggcgaggagaacggaggaagaggaggaagacgacgacgaGCTGCAGACCAGCGCGTTGAGCATTttaggaggggagagggagctGGCGGAGCTcagtgaggaggagcaggacctCCACGCCCCAGAAACTGGGGCGCTCCTGGTGTCAGCGGAGGAGCCTCGCGTGCAGAAGAGGCCTGCAGAGTTCAGGCACGTGGTCCCCCCGATGGCGCTGCCTCTTCTGCCGGTCGTCAAGCTCGATCCCCCCTCCACCACGTCCACCCCGGTCCCTTCCACCATCACCTCCGAAGCCGAGGAGCTTTACTCCACTCAGGGGCTCCAACCTCCATCTATCCTTGACCAGGTGGCGGCGGAGCCTCCGACGTCAGAGAGGCGACTCGAATTCTCACAGGTTGCCCTCTCGGACGTGGAGGAACATTCAGTCCAGTCCTCTGAAGCGGCGGCACcgcagcccactgctcccaagACCCCCAAGACTCCCGAGCCTCTGAGCTCCACCGGGCTGCTGTGTGGAGGCGCCGCTTTGGTCGCCGTACTGGGAGTAGTGGCGTACGGTGCTGTGGCCTACTGCCGAAAGTAG
- the spic gene encoding transcription factor Spi-C isoform X2 produces MASTEGNSQTFKMMSLDNDINQHFQDAIDVIQQHSSNSYYDSEYTYYETLGTQQPSSLHCQISCCLVTHPSDVPAPACNWNDMSQSWPQVIPDVSSGHSVQNESPHFYSVLPPPRNSKGRKKLRLYEYLHEALNNPNMGDSIQWTDNGSGTFHFISKNKEKLAECWGQRKGNRKTMTYQKMARALRNYSRTGEIIKVRRKLTYQFNPEILHRLGSAQVSVAPHCRPAQEEGHARQQSPAEQSSCGSADWRSWYGHYQLQEDYDLASSFTQHSAAKL; encoded by the exons ATGGCATCAACTGAGGGAAACTCTCAGACGTTCAAGATG ATGTCTTTGGACAACGACATCAACCAACACTTCCAGGATGCAATTGATGTGATTCAACAGCATTCAAGTAATTCATACTACGATTCAG AGTACACCTATTATGAGACTCTGGGTACCCAGCAGCCGTCGTCATTGCATTGTCAGATCTCCTGCTGCCTCGTCACACACCCGTCTGATGTTCCAGCTCCAGCATGTAACTGGAACGACATGTCT CAGTCTTGGCCTCAGGTCATCCCCGATGTCTCGTCGGGTCACTCTGTGCAAAATGAATCGCCCCATTTCTACTCGGTCTTACCGCCACCGAGGAACAGCAAAG GTCGCAAGAAGCTCCGACTTTATGAGTACCTCCACGAGGCCCTGAACAACCCCAACATGGGCGACTCAATCCAGTGGACAGACAACGGCAGCGGCACCTTCCACTTCATCTCCAAGAACAAGGAGAAGCTGGCCGAGTGCTGGGGCCAACGCAAGGGCAACCGCAAGACCATGACCTATCAGAAGATGGCGAGGGCCCTGAGGAACTACAGCCGCACCGGTGAGATCATCAAGGTGCGCCGTAAACTCACTTACCAGTTCAACCCAGAGATCCTGCACAGGCTGGGCTCCGCGCAGGTGTCCGTGGCGCCGCACTGCCGGCCGGCACAGGAGGAGGGCCACGCCCGGCAGCAGAGCCCGGCCGAGCAGAGCTCCTGCGGCTCGGCGGACTGGCGCAGCTGGTACGGAcactaccagctgcaggaagaCTACGACCTGGCCTCCAGCTTCACGCAGCACAGCGCAGCCAAGCTCTGA